In the Streptomyces sp. cg36 genome, one interval contains:
- a CDS encoding beta-glucanase, whose amino-acid sequence MLPEAPPLPVLTADFGSPAQWVAGRSWAYPDGGPVNPDDDKLDHLVADPAYSRDGVFRARRRPDGLWDTGLLTTEGSDEDIMVRAGDVLEARVRLPGVLGAWPAIWTWRDGGQEIDVFEYHPDNPDLLELSNHVRDAHLYHRDPAVAPGAFVDLRVEFGARSVSWWVNGALVFADRRGVGRRWHAHLIVNLSVSAGRYHPPPPPEATEMSFEVPALRVWSPRHRLWRRVISVPPPRR is encoded by the coding sequence GTGCTTCCCGAGGCTCCGCCGCTCCCCGTCCTCACGGCCGACTTCGGCTCCCCCGCGCAGTGGGTCGCCGGCCGCTCCTGGGCCTACCCCGACGGCGGCCCCGTCAACCCGGACGACGACAAGCTGGACCATCTCGTCGCCGACCCCGCCTACAGCCGCGACGGCGTCTTCCGCGCCCGGCGCCGCCCCGACGGGCTGTGGGACACCGGCCTGCTGACCACCGAGGGCAGCGACGAGGACATCATGGTGCGCGCGGGCGACGTCCTGGAGGCGCGGGTACGGCTGCCCGGGGTGCTCGGTGCCTGGCCCGCCATCTGGACCTGGCGGGACGGCGGCCAGGAGATCGACGTGTTCGAGTACCACCCGGACAACCCCGATCTCCTGGAGCTGAGCAACCACGTCAGGGACGCCCACCTCTACCACCGCGACCCGGCCGTGGCCCCCGGGGCCTTCGTCGATCTGCGGGTGGAGTTCGGCGCGCGCTCCGTCTCCTGGTGGGTGAACGGCGCCCTCGTCTTCGCCGACCGCCGGGGCGTGGGCCGCCGCTGGCACGCCCATCTGATCGTGAACCTCTCGGTCAGCGCGGGCCGTTACCACCCGCCGCCCCCGCCGGAGGCGACCGAGATGTCGTTCGAGGTGCCCGCGCTGCGGGTGTGGTCGCCGCGCCACCGCCTCTGGCGGCGCGTCATCTCCGTACCGCCGCCCAGGCGGTGA
- a CDS encoding DUF2993 domain-containing protein, whose protein sequence is MLSPRTAARRALRGRRKYPVILALLAAVTVGGDRAAAAWTEHRTADAFQRAQRLASAPHVRVHGFPVLTQLAGGTLDRVDIEAADIPAGRDGGRLPVTTLNVELDRLRRSADATEAHADSARATAFLSYRDLSGALGFDVAYSADSTKAAPRVAATTTLPLLGRATASARVTVAGDRAIALRDVRVAGDLPKGLRSLVTGALERELRLDGIPAGLALTSVTTDEKGLTATFAGRDVTFRTDGRA, encoded by the coding sequence GTGCTGAGCCCGCGCACCGCGGCCCGCCGGGCGTTGCGCGGCCGGCGCAAGTACCCCGTGATCCTGGCCCTGCTGGCCGCGGTGACCGTCGGGGGCGACCGGGCCGCGGCGGCCTGGACCGAGCACCGTACGGCCGACGCGTTCCAGCGGGCGCAGCGCCTCGCCTCCGCGCCGCACGTGCGGGTGCACGGCTTCCCCGTACTGACACAGCTGGCCGGGGGCACCCTCGACCGCGTCGACATCGAGGCCGCCGACATACCCGCGGGCCGTGACGGCGGCCGGCTGCCCGTCACCACGCTGAACGTCGAGCTCGACCGGCTGCGCCGCTCCGCCGACGCCACCGAGGCGCACGCGGACTCCGCGCGGGCCACCGCCTTCCTCTCCTACCGCGACCTCAGCGGCGCGCTCGGCTTCGACGTCGCCTACAGCGCCGACAGCACGAAGGCCGCGCCCCGCGTGGCGGCCACCACCACCCTGCCGCTGCTCGGCCGGGCCACCGCCAGCGCCCGGGTGACCGTCGCGGGCGACCGCGCCATCGCCCTGCGCGACGTACGGGTCGCCGGCGATCTGCCGAAGGGGCTGCGGTCCCTCGTCACGGGCGCGCTGGAGCGGGAGTTGAGGCTGGACGGCATCCCGGCGGGGCTGGCCCTGACCTCGGTCACCACCGACGAGAAGGGCCTCACGGCCACCTTCGCGGGCCGGGACGTCACCTTCCGCACGGACGGCCGCGCCTGA
- a CDS encoding TetR/AcrR family transcriptional regulator: MPRPTRAELDAEIVEAAAALFTARGYLGTSVQEIADRVGYSKTGLLHRFPSKERLLAATLTGPLTEFAALRATWAALAPGPERQRRASADLVELALRHRSRLALLFNAGLPVLPGALAGVAGLGDLGDHRTETLAAFADPADLAGTIRAQLAVTGLLSTVAARQDVPDDLLRAPLLDAFRAACGTAATRTAVRDGGAAC; this comes from the coding sequence ATGCCACGCCCCACCCGCGCCGAACTCGACGCCGAGATCGTCGAGGCCGCCGCCGCGCTCTTCACCGCGCGGGGCTATCTCGGCACGTCCGTGCAGGAGATCGCGGACCGCGTCGGATACTCCAAGACCGGTCTGCTCCACCGGTTCCCGTCCAAGGAGCGGCTGCTCGCGGCGACGCTGACCGGGCCGCTCACCGAGTTCGCCGCCCTGCGCGCCACCTGGGCCGCGCTGGCGCCCGGGCCCGAGCGGCAGCGGCGCGCCTCGGCCGACCTGGTCGAGCTGGCCCTGCGCCACCGCTCCCGGCTCGCCCTGCTCTTCAACGCCGGGCTGCCGGTGCTGCCCGGCGCGCTCGCCGGGGTGGCGGGCCTGGGCGACCTGGGGGACCACCGCACCGAGACGCTGGCCGCCTTCGCCGACCCGGCCGACCTCGCGGGCACGATCCGGGCCCAGCTCGCCGTGACCGGTCTGCTGAGCACCGTCGCCGCCCGCCAGGACGTTCCGGACGACCTGCTGCGCGCCCCGCTGCTCGACGCCTTCCGGGCCGCGTGCGGCACCGCCGCCACCCGGACGGCCGTACGGGACGGGGGCGCGGCGTGCTGA